A genomic stretch from Arachis stenosperma cultivar V10309 chromosome 3, arast.V10309.gnm1.PFL2, whole genome shotgun sequence includes:
- the LOC130970730 gene encoding glutathione S-transferase T1-like, translating into MLKVKVYADRMSQPSRAVLIFCKVNGIEFDEIKVEISKRQQLSPEFAAINPFKKLPAIVDGRFKLFESHAILIYLASAFPGIADHWYPADLSRRARIHSVLDWHHLNLRHGAAPFVLHSVLAPVLGLPLNPKAAAEAEKILISSLLKLENIWLKGNGRYLLGNLQPSIADLSLVCEIMQLELLDEKDRERILGPHKKVQEWIESTRNATRPHFDEVHKVLYKVKEIIQAKQSNQVDGVMQSKTKSPLPSKM; encoded by the exons atgTTGAAGGTGAAGGTGTATGCGGACCGCATGTCCCAGCCATCTCGTGCCGTTCTTATCTTCTGCAA AGTTAATGGAATAGAATTCGACGAGATTAAAGTTGAAATCTCCAAAAGACAGCAGTTATCTCCCGAGTTTGCAG CTATCAACCCTTTCAAGAAACTCCCTGCTATTGTTGATGGAAGATTCAAGCTATTCGAGAG TCACGCAATTCTTATCTATCTTGCTTCTGCCTTTCCTGGTATTGCTGATCATTG GTACCCAGCTGATCTTTCTAGGAGAGCTAGAATTCACTCTGTGTTGGATTGGCATCACCTGAACTTGCGCCATGGGGCAG CTCCATTTGTTCTACATAGTGTGCTAGCTCCAGTACTGGGCCTACCACTTAACCCAAAAGCAGCTGCAGAAGCAGAGAAAATTTTGATATCATCACTGTTAAAATTAGAGAATATATGGCTTAAGGGGAATGGTCGATACTTACTTGGCAACTTGCAACCGTCTATAGCGGACCTCAGCCTCGTCTGTGAAATTATGCAATTAGAG CTTTTAGATGAGAAGGATAGAGAACGTATTCTTGGCCCGCACAAGAAAGTTCAGGAATGGATTGAGAGCACAAGAAATGCAACGAGGCCTCATTTTGACGAAGTTCATAAGGTCCTCTATAAGGTCAAAGAGATCATTCAGGCGAAGCAATCTAATCAGGTAGATGGCGTGATGCAATCTAAGACTAAATCCCCGCTACCTTCAAAGATGTGA